The following proteins are co-located in the Pseudomonas antarctica genome:
- a CDS encoding uroporphyrinogen-III C-methyltransferase — translation MSETALPKDEAQPALDAQVKPATAPRRGNGLAIVALLLGAAGVAAGGWGIWQVRALQASSQQQLGQVQTLDDQSQSLKQSQQQLAARLAQLPAADELEERRRLVAQLQGDQQRLSQRLETVLGASRQDWRLAEAEHLIRLASLRLSALQDINSAQSLVQGADEILREQSDPGAYAAREQLAKSLTALRSTEQPDRTGLYLQLAALRDQVVQLAAIAPEYQLTEPSSEGRPTTDTESRLHQWWEQISRYFRIDFNPDDNIRPLLAGQGLNQVRLALSLALEQAQWAALNGETAVYSRSLGEARSVLQDNFNQDNPQSKAMLARIGELEPKAVSVATPDLAASLAAVQAYLERRHLSAGEAKAAAGTPATQE, via the coding sequence GTGAGCGAAACAGCCTTGCCTAAAGATGAAGCCCAGCCAGCACTTGATGCGCAGGTTAAACCGGCCACCGCGCCACGCCGTGGCAATGGCCTGGCTATTGTGGCCCTGTTGCTCGGTGCCGCAGGTGTTGCCGCCGGCGGTTGGGGGATTTGGCAGGTCCGTGCCCTGCAAGCCAGCAGCCAGCAACAGCTGGGCCAGGTGCAGACCCTCGATGACCAATCCCAATCACTCAAGCAGAGTCAGCAGCAACTGGCTGCACGCCTGGCACAATTGCCAGCAGCCGATGAGCTGGAGGAGCGCCGCCGCCTCGTCGCCCAGTTGCAGGGTGATCAGCAGCGCTTGAGCCAGCGTTTGGAAACCGTGCTGGGTGCCAGCCGCCAGGACTGGCGCCTGGCCGAAGCCGAGCACTTGATCCGTCTGGCCAGCTTGCGCCTGTCTGCCCTGCAGGACATCAACAGTGCTCAATCGCTGGTCCAGGGCGCTGACGAAATTCTCCGCGAGCAGAGCGATCCAGGCGCCTACGCCGCCCGTGAGCAATTGGCCAAAAGCCTTACCGCCTTGCGCAGCACTGAACAACCTGACCGCACCGGGCTTTACCTGCAACTGGCAGCCTTGCGTGACCAGGTCGTGCAACTGGCGGCTATCGCCCCTGAATATCAACTCACCGAGCCCTCTTCCGAGGGGCGCCCGACGACCGACACGGAAAGCCGCCTGCACCAGTGGTGGGAGCAGATATCTCGCTACTTCCGCATCGACTTCAACCCGGATGACAACATTCGTCCGTTGCTGGCCGGTCAAGGTTTGAACCAGGTACGCCTGGCACTGAGCCTCGCCCTGGAGCAAGCACAATGGGCAGCGCTCAACGGCGAAACGGCGGTGTACAGCCGCTCCTTGGGTGAAGCCCGCAGCGTGCTGCAGGACAACTTCAACCAGGACAACCCGCAGAGCAAAGCGATGCTGGCACGTATTGGCGAGCTCGAGCCCAAGGCTGTTTCCGTGGCGACCCCTGACCTGGCCGCCAGCCTGGCGGCTGTGCAGGCTTATCTTGAGCGCCGCCATCTGTCTGCCGGTGAAGCCAAGGCGGCGGCGGGCACGCCGGCCACCCAGGAGTAG
- a CDS encoding heme biosynthesis protein HemY produces the protein MKRFYVILVLAIAIALALGVGISKHTGYVLITYPHLLHYESSLWATLVAVFAVGLAIYLVRVLLSLLTTSGGVVNPWSRRNRSRRIQIAIEQGQLDLAEGRWASAERHLHRAAEAERQPLLYYLGAARAANEQGRYEESDGLLERAMERQPQAELAVALSHAQLQMDRGDTEGALVTLQAMYERHPHNAQVLRQLQRLHQQRGDWPSVIRLLPELRKDKVLPATELAELERRAWGENLGLAVQREEQGEAGLQSLERAWEQLTSAQRQEPQLVLAYAEQLRRLGADAKAEEVLRGAIKRGYDSHLIRLYGLLRGSDPGRQLKFAEGWLKDHPGDASLLLTLGRLCLQNSLWGKARDYLESSLQVQRNPEACAELARLLAQLGDTERSNQLFQEGLGLLDSRLLASPLPVPARV, from the coding sequence ATGAAGCGTTTCTATGTGATCCTGGTACTGGCGATTGCGATTGCCTTGGCACTGGGCGTGGGTATTTCGAAACACACCGGCTACGTGCTGATTACCTATCCTCATCTGCTGCATTACGAGTCGAGCCTGTGGGCCACGCTGGTGGCAGTGTTTGCCGTCGGCCTGGCGATCTACCTGGTTCGTGTGCTGCTGAGCCTGCTCACCACCTCCGGTGGCGTAGTCAACCCGTGGTCGCGACGTAACCGCAGCCGCCGCATACAGATTGCGATTGAGCAAGGTCAGTTGGACCTCGCCGAGGGCCGCTGGGCCAGCGCCGAGCGCCACCTGCACCGTGCCGCCGAAGCCGAGCGCCAGCCCTTGCTGTATTACCTTGGGGCTGCACGTGCCGCCAATGAGCAGGGCCGTTATGAAGAGTCCGACGGTTTGCTGGAGCGCGCCATGGAGCGCCAGCCACAGGCGGAACTTGCTGTCGCCTTGAGCCACGCGCAGTTGCAGATGGATCGCGGCGATACGGAAGGGGCTTTGGTTACCTTGCAGGCGATGTACGAGCGTCATCCCCATAACGCACAGGTCTTGCGCCAGTTGCAGCGCTTGCATCAGCAGCGAGGCGATTGGCCATCGGTGATTCGCTTGTTGCCGGAACTGCGCAAGGACAAAGTGCTTCCCGCCACAGAACTGGCGGAGCTTGAGCGCCGCGCATGGGGCGAGAACCTTGGCCTTGCCGTGCAGCGTGAAGAGCAAGGTGAAGCGGGCTTGCAATCTTTGGAGCGCGCCTGGGAGCAACTGACTTCAGCCCAGCGCCAGGAGCCACAACTGGTCTTGGCCTACGCTGAGCAACTGCGTCGGCTGGGCGCTGATGCCAAGGCTGAGGAAGTGCTGCGCGGAGCCATCAAGCGCGGCTATGACAGCCATCTGATCCGGCTTTATGGGTTGCTGCGCGGCAGCGACCCAGGCCGACAGTTGAAGTTTGCTGAAGGTTGGCTCAAGGACCATCCGGGTGACGCCAGCCTGCTGCTGACCCTGGGCCGCCTTTGTCTGCAAAACAGCTTGTGGGGCAAGGCGCGGGACTATTTGGAAAGCAGTCTGCAGGTACAGCGAAATCCCGAAGCCTGCGCTGAGCTGGCACGTTTACTGGCCCAGTTGGGTGACACCGAGCGCAGTAACCAATTGTTCCAGGAAGGCCTGGGTCTGTTGGACAGCCGGTTGCTGGCATCACCGCTGCCTGTGCCCGCGCGGGTTTGA
- a CDS encoding LytR/AlgR family response regulator transcription factor encodes MNVLIVDDEPQARERLSRLVNELEGYKVLEPSATSGEEALTLIDSLKPDVVLLDIRLPGLDGLQVAARLSERESPPAVVLCAAQEEFSTETLEASGVSFLAKPVTGEALLKALKKAERPNRLQLAALTQPAAQSGNGPRSHISARTRKGIELIPLGQVVYFIADHKYVTLRHETGEVLLDEPLKALEDEFGDRFVRIHRNALVARERIERLQRTPLGHFQLFLKGLNGDALIVSRRHVAGVRKMMQQL; translated from the coding sequence ATGAATGTCCTGATCGTTGATGACGAACCCCAAGCCCGCGAGCGACTGAGCCGTTTGGTCAATGAGCTCGAGGGTTATAAAGTCCTTGAACCGAGCGCCACCAGTGGCGAGGAGGCGTTGACGCTGATCGACAGCCTCAAGCCTGACGTGGTGCTGCTCGATATCCGCTTGCCGGGCCTCGATGGCCTGCAAGTCGCCGCCCGCCTGAGTGAGCGAGAATCGCCGCCGGCCGTGGTGTTATGTGCAGCCCAGGAAGAGTTTTCTACGGAAACGCTGGAAGCCAGCGGTGTCAGTTTTCTCGCAAAGCCGGTAACCGGCGAAGCGTTGCTCAAGGCCCTGAAAAAGGCCGAGCGCCCAAACCGCCTTCAACTGGCTGCGCTGACCCAGCCGGCTGCCCAGAGTGGCAATGGGCCTCGCAGCCATATCAGCGCGCGAACCCGCAAAGGCATCGAGCTGATTCCTCTGGGCCAGGTGGTCTACTTTATCGCTGATCACAAGTACGTGACCCTGCGCCACGAGACGGGCGAAGTATTGCTCGATGAGCCGCTCAAGGCGTTGGAGGATGAGTTTGGCGACCGCTTCGTGCGCATTCACCGCAACGCGCTGGTGGCCCGCGAGCGAATAGAACGTTTGCAACGCACGCCACTGGGGCATTTTCAGCTGTTCCTGAAAGGGCTCAATGGCGATGCCTTGATCGTCAGCCGACGTCATGTCGCCGGTGTGCGCAAGATGATGCAGCAGCTTTAG
- the hemC gene encoding hydroxymethylbilane synthase codes for MSSREIRIATRKSALALWQAEYVKARLEQAHPGLKVSLVPMVSRGDKLLDSPLSKIGGKGLFVKELETALLENEADIAVHSMKDVPMDFPEGLGLYCICEREDPRDAFVSNTYASLDDLPLGSVVGTSSLRRQAQLLTRRPDLQIRFLRGNVNTRLAKLDAGDYDAIILAAAGLIRLGFEDRITSAISVEDSLPAGGQGAVGIECRTADTGIHALLKPLDHPDTEVRVTAERALNKHLNGGCQVPIACYAVLEGENLWLRGLVGDPEGGNLLTAEVRGPQRDATALGIQVAEELLGKGAGAILQKVYGEAGPQ; via the coding sequence ATGTCCTCTCGCGAAATCCGCATCGCCACCCGTAAAAGCGCCTTGGCCTTGTGGCAGGCCGAATACGTCAAAGCACGCCTTGAACAGGCCCACCCGGGCCTCAAAGTGTCCCTGGTGCCCATGGTCAGTCGCGGCGACAAGCTGCTCGACTCGCCACTGTCGAAGATCGGCGGCAAGGGCTTGTTCGTCAAAGAGCTGGAAACCGCACTGCTGGAAAACGAAGCCGACATCGCCGTGCATTCGATGAAAGACGTGCCGATGGACTTCCCTGAAGGCCTCGGCCTGTATTGCATCTGCGAACGTGAAGACCCGCGCGATGCCTTCGTTTCCAACACCTACGCGTCGTTGGATGATTTGCCACTGGGCAGCGTCGTCGGCACCTCCAGCCTGCGTCGTCAGGCGCAGTTGCTGACTCGTCGCCCGGATCTGCAGATCCGTTTCCTGCGCGGCAACGTCAACACGCGCCTGGCCAAGCTGGATGCCGGTGATTATGACGCGATCATCCTCGCGGCGGCTGGATTGATCCGCCTCGGTTTCGAAGACCGTATCACCTCGGCCATCAGCGTCGAAGACAGCTTGCCTGCAGGCGGGCAGGGTGCTGTGGGCATCGAATGTCGCACCGCCGACACTGGAATTCACGCCTTGCTCAAACCCCTGGACCACCCTGACACCGAAGTGCGTGTCACCGCCGAGCGCGCGCTGAACAAGCACCTCAACGGTGGCTGCCAGGTGCCGATTGCCTGCTACGCCGTGCTTGAGGGTGAAAACCTTTGGCTGCGTGGCCTGGTAGGGGATCCTGAAGGCGGCAACCTGCTCACCGCCGAGGTGCGTGGGCCACAGCGTGACGCGACCGCCTTGGGTATCCAGGTCGCTGAAGAGCTGCTGGGCAAGGGCGCCGGCGCCATTCTGCAAAAAGTCTACGGCGAGGCCGGCCCGCAGTGA
- a CDS encoding disulfide bond formation protein B — protein sequence MSLAPSRSFFLLAFMAGALTLGASFYLEFGALLRPCFLCQVQRIFLAAFTLINLVAVIHGPRRSAAYLYGLASMGCALLGAITAVRQVLLQNAALEQASDCWPSLQYMIENLSLWQALQLTVRGTVDCVELNWTLFDLSLPEWSLLFFVAMLAMGIMQFSRLLLGSRLDLARY from the coding sequence ATGTCTTTGGCCCCTTCACGCTCCTTCTTTCTCCTGGCGTTCATGGCGGGTGCGCTGACGTTGGGTGCGTCTTTTTATCTCGAGTTCGGCGCGCTCTTGCGCCCTTGCTTCCTTTGCCAGGTGCAACGCATCTTTCTGGCCGCCTTTACCCTGATCAATCTGGTTGCCGTGATTCACGGCCCAAGACGCTCTGCGGCTTACCTTTACGGGTTGGCCAGCATGGGTTGTGCGTTGCTTGGCGCTATTACTGCTGTGCGCCAGGTACTGCTACAAAATGCCGCACTGGAGCAGGCCAGCGATTGCTGGCCCAGTCTGCAATACATGATTGAGAACCTGTCGCTTTGGCAAGCACTGCAATTGACGGTCAGAGGCACCGTCGATTGTGTGGAGCTCAACTGGACGCTGTTCGACCTGAGCCTGCCGGAGTGGAGCTTGTTGTTCTTCGTGGCGATGCTGGCCATGGGCATCATGCAGTTTTCACGGCTGCTACTGGGCAGTCGTTTGGACCTTGCGAGGTATTGA
- a CDS encoding uroporphyrinogen-III synthase → MTGWRVLLTRPAEESAALAASLSEAGIFSSSLPLLDIEALPVTPEQQSVLRDLGRYCAVIVVSKPAARLAVQQLNQPWPQLPWFSVGAATAQVLADHGLSVHYPPSGDDSEALLELPALREAIAQPGARVLILRGEGGRELLAERLREQGASVDYLELYRRFLPAYEAGVLTQRIQLERLNGLVVSSGQGFLHLQALAGLDWPKVAQLPLFVPSPRVYEMARAAGAEKVVDCRGASAAALLVALRSAAS, encoded by the coding sequence GTGACTGGCTGGCGTGTGCTGCTGACGCGGCCTGCCGAAGAGTCGGCTGCCCTGGCGGCATCGCTGTCCGAAGCCGGTATTTTCAGCAGCAGCCTGCCTTTGCTGGACATCGAAGCCTTGCCCGTGACGCCTGAACAACAGTCTGTGTTGCGTGACCTGGGCCGTTATTGCGCGGTGATTGTGGTCAGCAAGCCGGCCGCACGCCTTGCTGTACAGCAGTTGAATCAGCCTTGGCCGCAGTTGCCGTGGTTCAGCGTCGGGGCTGCCACCGCGCAGGTACTGGCCGATCACGGACTCAGCGTTCACTATCCGCCTAGCGGGGATGACAGCGAGGCCTTGCTTGAATTGCCCGCCTTGCGCGAGGCTATCGCACAGCCCGGTGCCCGGGTGCTGATCCTGCGTGGCGAGGGTGGGCGAGAGCTGCTGGCTGAGCGTTTGCGTGAGCAAGGTGCTAGTGTCGATTATCTGGAGTTGTATCGCCGCTTCCTTCCGGCCTACGAGGCCGGGGTGTTGACGCAGCGCATCCAGTTGGAACGCTTGAACGGCCTGGTGGTCAGCAGTGGGCAGGGTTTTTTGCACCTGCAAGCCCTGGCCGGCCTCGATTGGCCGAAGGTGGCGCAGCTGCCGTTGTTCGTGCCCAGCCCGCGCGTTTATGAAATGGCGCGGGCCGCCGGCGCAGAAAAAGTTGTGGATTGTCGCGGCGCGAGTGCCGCGGCTTTGTTAGTGGCGTTGCGCAGCGCTGCCTCGTGA
- a CDS encoding FKBP-type peptidyl-prolyl cis-trans isomerase, with protein MSRYLFLVLGLAIGAANAGEQSPSGSTAQDPHDLAYSLGASLGERLRQEVPDLQIQALVDGLKQAYQGKPLALDDARIEQILAQHEAQSAADAEVPKSEKALAAEQQFLTQEKTASGVRELSDGILLTELKPGTGSKPLASDEVQVKYTGKLPDGTVFDQSTQPQWFRLDSVISGWSKALQQMPTGAKWRLVIPSAQAYGADGAGELIPPYTPLVFEIELLGTRH; from the coding sequence ATGTCGCGTTACCTTTTTTTAGTGCTTGGCTTGGCGATTGGCGCGGCCAATGCGGGTGAGCAATCGCCGTCAGGCAGCACTGCCCAAGACCCGCACGATCTCGCGTACAGCTTGGGCGCAAGCCTCGGCGAGCGCTTGCGCCAGGAAGTCCCCGACCTGCAGATCCAAGCACTGGTTGACGGCCTCAAGCAAGCCTACCAAGGCAAACCACTGGCGCTGGACGATGCACGTATCGAACAGATCCTCGCCCAACACGAAGCACAGAGTGCGGCCGACGCCGAGGTTCCAAAGAGCGAAAAAGCGCTCGCTGCCGAACAGCAATTTTTAACCCAGGAAAAAACGGCAAGCGGCGTGCGTGAATTGTCGGATGGCATCCTGCTCACCGAGTTGAAGCCGGGCACTGGCAGCAAGCCGTTGGCCAGTGATGAGGTGCAGGTGAAATACACCGGAAAGTTGCCCGACGGGACGGTCTTCGATCAGAGCACACAGCCCCAATGGTTTCGTCTGGACAGCGTGATCAGCGGCTGGAGCAAAGCACTCCAACAGATGCCGACAGGCGCAAAATGGCGCCTGGTGATTCCATCGGCCCAGGCCTATGGCGCCGACGGTGCCGGCGAGTTGATACCGCCGTATACGCCGCTGGTATTTGAGATCGAGTTGCTCGGTACTCGCCACTGA
- a CDS encoding glutathione S-transferase family protein has product MLKLYGFSVSNYYNMVKLALMEKGLPFEEVPFYPSQTPEALAVSPRGKVPILGVKQGFINETSVILEYIEQTQEGRSLLPADPFQRAQVLAFCREIELYIELPARACFAEAFFGMPVPDAIKEKSKAELLLGIASLGRHGKFAPYVAGESFTIADLYFMYSVNLACGVGEKLFGLDLLAELPAAKALLERLHAMPNAQKVAADREAAMPAFMAMIAAKK; this is encoded by the coding sequence ATGCTCAAGCTTTACGGATTTTCGGTCAGTAACTACTACAACATGGTCAAGCTGGCGCTGATGGAGAAGGGTCTGCCGTTTGAAGAAGTACCGTTTTACCCGAGCCAGACGCCCGAGGCGCTTGCCGTCAGCCCCCGTGGCAAAGTGCCGATTCTTGGCGTGAAACAGGGGTTTATCAACGAAACCAGCGTGATCCTCGAATACATCGAGCAGACCCAGGAGGGCCGTTCGTTGCTGCCGGCCGACCCGTTTCAACGTGCCCAAGTGCTGGCGTTCTGCAGGGAAATCGAGCTGTATATCGAGCTGCCCGCGCGCGCGTGTTTCGCCGAGGCGTTCTTCGGTATGCCGGTGCCGGATGCGATCAAGGAAAAATCCAAGGCCGAGTTGCTGTTGGGGATCGCTTCTTTAGGTCGACACGGTAAGTTCGCGCCATACGTGGCGGGGGAGAGCTTTACGATTGCCGATCTGTATTTCATGTACAGCGTGAACCTCGCCTGTGGCGTGGGCGAGAAGCTGTTTGGCCTGGATTTGCTGGCTGAGCTGCCGGCGGCCAAAGCGCTGCTGGAGCGATTGCATGCCATGCCCAACGCGCAGAAGGTGGCGGCGGACAGAGAAGCGGCGATGCCGGCGTTTATGGCGATGATTGCGGCGAAGAAATAG
- a CDS encoding TIGR02647 family protein, whose amino-acid sequence MSYTPELVAELEILALFNLGSSQEGLKVHQTAAPSAIAAAKRLFEKKLIDQPDGGYLTSLGRDAAEQAQTLLTILTTASTKEAA is encoded by the coding sequence ATGTCGTATACCCCTGAGTTGGTTGCCGAACTGGAAATCCTTGCACTCTTCAACCTGGGCAGCTCCCAGGAAGGTCTAAAAGTCCACCAGACCGCCGCACCCTCCGCCATCGCCGCCGCCAAACGCCTGTTCGAGAAAAAACTGATCGACCAGCCGGACGGGGGCTACCTGACCAGCCTTGGCCGGGACGCTGCCGAGCAGGCCCAAACCCTGTTGACCATTCTGACCACTGCCTCGACCAAAGAAGCCGCCTGA
- the argH gene encoding argininosuccinate lyase: protein MSTDKTNQSWGGRFSEPVDAFVARFTASVTFDQRLYRHDIMGSIAHATMLAKVGVLTDAERDSIIDGLTTIRGEIEAGTFDWRIDLEDVHMNIEARLTDRIGVTGKKLHTGRSRNDQVATDIRLWLRDEIDLILAEITRLQKGLLEQAERESDTIMPGFTHLQTAQPVTFGHHLLAWFEMLSRDYERLVDCRKRANRMPLGSAALAGTTYPIDREYTAQLLGFDAVGGNSLDGVSDRDFAIEFCAAASIAMMHLSRFSEELVLWTSAQFQFIDLPDRFCTGSSIMPQKKNPDVPELVRGKSGRVFGALMGLLTLMKGQPLAYNKDNQEDKEPLFDAADTLRDSLRAFADMIPAIKPKHAIMREAALRGFSTATDLADYLVRRGLPFRDCHEIVGHAVKYGVDTGKDLAEMSLEELRRFSDQIEQDVFAVLTLEGSVNARNHVGGTAPAQVKAAVARGQELLASR, encoded by the coding sequence ATGAGCACCGACAAGACCAACCAGTCCTGGGGCGGCCGCTTCAGTGAACCCGTCGACGCCTTCGTCGCCCGCTTCACCGCCTCCGTCACCTTCGACCAGCGCCTGTACCGCCACGACATCATGGGCTCGATCGCCCACGCCACGATGCTGGCCAAGGTCGGCGTGCTGACCGACGCCGAGCGCGACAGCATCATCGACGGCCTGACTACCATTCGCGGTGAGATCGAGGCCGGCACGTTCGACTGGCGCATCGACCTGGAAGACGTGCACATGAACATCGAGGCCCGCCTCACCGATCGTATCGGTGTGACCGGCAAAAAACTGCACACCGGTCGCAGCCGTAACGACCAGGTGGCGACCGATATTCGCCTGTGGCTGCGCGACGAAATCGACCTGATCCTGGCCGAAATCACGCGCCTGCAAAAAGGTTTGCTGGAGCAGGCCGAGCGTGAGTCGGACACCATCATGCCCGGCTTCACCCACCTGCAAACCGCACAGCCAGTGACCTTCGGCCACCACCTGCTGGCCTGGTTCGAAATGCTCAGCCGCGACTACGAGCGCCTGGTGGATTGCCGTAAACGCGCCAACCGCATGCCATTGGGCAGCGCCGCGCTGGCGGGCACCACTTACCCGATCGACCGCGAGTACACCGCTCAACTGCTGGGTTTTGACGCCGTGGGCGGCAACTCCCTGGATGGCGTATCGGACCGCGACTTCGCCATCGAATTCTGCGCTGCCGCCAGCATCGCGATGATGCACCTGTCGCGTTTCTCCGAAGAGCTGGTGCTGTGGACCAGCGCGCAATTCCAATTCATCGACCTGCCGGATCGCTTCTGCACGGGCAGCTCGATCATGCCGCAAAAGAAAAACCCCGACGTGCCGGAGTTGGTGCGTGGCAAGAGCGGCCGTGTATTCGGCGCACTGATGGGCTTGCTGACCCTGATGAAGGGCCAGCCGCTGGCCTACAACAAGGACAATCAGGAAGACAAAGAGCCGCTGTTCGACGCTGCCGACACCTTGCGCGACTCGCTGCGTGCGTTTGCCGACATGATCCCCGCAATCAAGCCCAAGCACGCGATCATGCGTGAGGCGGCCTTGCGCGGTTTCTCTACTGCGACCGACCTGGCGGATTACCTGGTGCGCCGCGGCCTGCCGTTCCGTGACTGCCACGAAATCGTCGGCCATGCCGTCAAATACGGCGTGGACACCGGCAAGGACCTGGCGGAAATGAGCCTGGAAGAGCTGCGTCGTTTCAGCGACCAGATCGAGCAGGACGTATTTGCGGTGCTGACCCTGGAAGGCTCGGTGAATGCCCGTAACCACGTAGGCGGCACTGCACCGGCGCAGGTCAAGGCAGCCGTAGCGCGCGGCCAGGAACTGCTGGCCAGCCGCTAA
- a CDS encoding Rsd/AlgQ family anti-sigma factor: protein MLESCQNAQERWGGVHKLIDSWLKARHELVRAFDALGAKPEALAENRESLQDFCGVLVDYVSTGHFEIYEQLTGEAKAFNDERGLELAETIYPRIDVITEKLLAFNDLCDAGECVAEKFKELGGLLHERFELEDCLIEVLHNAHKEESVAQV from the coding sequence ATGCTGGAAAGTTGTCAGAATGCTCAGGAACGCTGGGGTGGGGTGCACAAGCTGATCGACAGCTGGTTGAAGGCACGTCACGAACTGGTTCGGGCCTTTGATGCTCTTGGCGCCAAGCCCGAAGCATTGGCTGAGAATCGCGAGTCGCTGCAAGATTTCTGCGGTGTATTGGTGGACTATGTGTCTACCGGCCATTTCGAGATTTACGAGCAACTGACCGGCGAGGCGAAAGCGTTTAACGATGAGCGTGGCCTGGAACTGGCCGAGACTATTTACCCGCGCATCGATGTCATCACCGAAAAGCTGCTGGCCTTTAACGACCTGTGTGATGCCGGTGAGTGTGTTGCTGAAAAATTTAAAGAGTTGGGTGGACTGCTCCACGAGCGTTTCGAGCTGGAAGACTGCTTGATCGAAGTGTTGCACAACGCCCATAAGGAAGAGTCTGTCGCGCAGGTTTGA